TGGAGGACCGATTGCGCTTGGGTGTCAGAGGTCGGACGGGAATTGATGGCTCACTCCTCCCACAAATTCGACAATCCGAGCCAGGATGGCCCCGATCTTAGCTGAAACCGTGGCAGCGTCCAGGCCCAGCGCAGCGCAAGCGCGCAGGTGGTGTCCTTGCTTGACGGTCGCTGCTAGCTGCGCCACCATTGCGTATTGCTAGATCGATTGCCTGCGGAACTGGCGGAATTGGCAGACGCGCTAGATTCAGGTTCTAGTGTCCGTTAAGGACATCCGGGTTCAAGTCCCGGGTTCCGCACTCGATGGCTGGGCGGCTAGCCGGATGCTGACCAGCCGCCAAAACCCACTAATCAAACAAATCCGCAAGCTGCATCGCGCCAAGGCGCGCCGCGAGCAGGGGTTGCTACTGCTCGAGGGGACGAACCTGCTGGCAGCTTACTGCGCCACCGGTCAGCCGTTGGCTGTTGCGGGCAGCACGCCAACGTGGCAGCAGCGCCACCCGGATTTGTGGGCGCAAGCGGCGCAGCAGGCCCAGCGGGCGGTAACGCTCGCGCCCGGACTGCTGGCGGCGATCGCCACTACTGTGACCCCCGATGGGGCCATCGCGGCGGTCCCGCGCGACCGCGCTCAGGTCTCGCCTGCCCTACCGGTGGAGTTGGGCATTGGGCTGGAGCAGCTGCAGGATCCCGGCAACCTGGGGACCGCGATCCGCACGGCTGCTGCGGCCGGGTGCCAGGGGCTGTGGCTCAGCGCCGGCAGCGCCGATCCCGAAAGCCCCAAGGTGTTGCGCGCCTCGGCGGGCGAGTGGTTCCGCCTGCCCATGGCCGCCGGCGCCGATCTCGGGGAGGTGGCGCGCCGCAGCCAGCAGCAGGGCATGCAGGTCGTAGCGAGCTGTCCCCAGGCCGCGCGGCCGCATTGGGCGATCGGGCTGCGGCAGCCGACGCTGCTGCTGGTGGGCAACGAGGGCGCGGGCCTCTCCCCCGAGCTGGCTGCGGTTGCCGACGTTCGCGCCCGCATCCCGTTGCAGGCCGGCGTGGAGTCGCTCAATGCGGCGATCGCCACGGCCTTACTCGCGTTCGAGGCCGTCCGGCAACGCCAGTAGGCGAGCGGCGAACTGCAAGAATGAAGGCAGGCGCCCTCTGGGGCCAGCCGCGCGATGGGATAGCAAGCGAGTTTAGGAGCAAGCTGTGGCGCACAGGTTCGATTACGATTTGGCCATTATTGGCGCGGGCGTCGGCGGCCATGGGGCCGCCCTCCAAGCCGTCAAGCAGGGGCTCAAGACCGCCATCATCGAGGCCAAGGACATGGGCGGCACCTGCGTCAACCGCGGTTGCGTGCCCTCCAAAGCGCTGCTGGCGGCTACCGGGCGCGTGCGCGAGCTCAACGATCGCCAGCACTTGCAGTCGCTGGGCATCCAGCTGGGCTCGGTGAGCTTCGACCGGCAGGCGATCGCCGACCATGCCAACCAGCTCGCCACCCAAGTCAGCGGCGACATGACTAAGAGCCTGCAGCGCTTGGGCGTGGACATCATTCGGGGCTGGGGGCAGCTGGCGGCCCCGCAGCAAGTCCGCGTCATTGCCGAAGGCGGCGAGCAGTCGCTGACGGCGCGCGACATCATGCTCTGCCCGGGCTCGAGCCCGGCGGTGCCGCCCGGCATTCAGTTGGATGGCAAAACCGTCTTTACCAGCGACGATGCCCTCAAGCTGAGCTGGATCCCCGACTGGATTGCCATCATCGGCAGCGGCTACATCGGCTTGGAATTTGCCGATATTTACTCAGCCCTAGGCTCGGAAATCACCATGGTGGAAGCCCTGGATCGCCTCATGCCGGGCTTCGACCGCGACATTGCCAAATTCGCCCAGCGCTCGCTCATCGCCCCGCGCGACATCGAGACCCGCACCGGCACCCTGGCCCAGCGCATCCAACCCGGCTCGCCGGTAGCGATCGAGCTGGCCGATGCCAGCACTCGAGCCGTTACCGAGACCCTGGAGGTGGATGCGGCCCTGGTGGCCACCGGACGCGTACCGGCCACCAAAAACTTGGGCCTCGATGCGGTTGGGGCCACCGTTGACGAGCGCGGCTTCATACCCGTCGACGATCGCATGACCGTGCTAGCCGAGGGCGAGCCCGTTCCCCACCTTTGGGCGGTGGGGGATGCCACCGGCCAGCTCATGCTGGCCCATGCCGCTTCCGCCCAAGGCATGGTTGCGGTGGAAAACATCTGCGAGCAGCCCCAGCGGGTGAACTACCGCGCCATCCCGGCGGCCGCCTTTACCCACCCCGAAATCAGCTATGTGGGCCTCACCGAGGCCGACGCCCGCGAGCTGGCTGCCGCAGAAGGGTTTGAGGTGGGCACCGTTCGCAGCTACTTTAAAGCCAACACCAAAGCCCTGGCCGAGGGGGAAACGGATGGCTTGGCCAAAGCAATCTATCGCAAGGACACCGGCGAGATCCTGGGGGCCCACATCATGGGGCTGCACGCCTCAGATCTGATCCACGAAGTCGCCAGCGCGATCGCCGAGCGGCAATCGGTGCGCGATCTGGCCTTTCACGTCCACACCCATCCCACCCTCTCGGAGGTGCTGGGGGAAGCCTTCCAGCGAGCCGAACTCACGCCTGCCGCCCGCTAATGAACGCTAATGGAGATTCGCCGCCGCCCGCCCAACCCGGCCATCAACGTCAGCCAGCAGTGCTATCAGGTATCGCTGCCCGAGGGCGAGCCGCAGCACGTGCTGGAGCGCATCGTCTGGCAAAAAGAGCGAGCCGTGGATCGCTGGCGCGAGGCGCTGCCGCTGCAGGCACTGCGCCAGCAGATCCAGCAGCAGCCGGATGCGCCGCGCGACTTTCTGGGGGCGCTGCGCCAAGCCCGCCTGCAGCCAGCCCCCATCGCCGAGATCAAGCAGGCCTCGCCCAGCCGGGGAACTCTGCGCGCTGAGTTCGACCCAGTGGCGATCGCGCGCGCCTACCGCGAGGCAGGGGCAGCTTGTCTGTCCGTGCTTACCGAGCAGGATTTTTTCCAGGGCAGCTTGGATCATCTGGCTGCCGCGCGCGCAGAAGCGGGCCTGCCCGTGCTGTGCAAAGACTTCATTTTGTACCCCTACCAGCTCTATCTGGCGCGCACCTACGGCGCCGATGCTGCTCTGCTGATTGCGGCGCTTTTGCGGGACCAAGACCTGCGCTACTTCGTGCGCATTGCCAACAGCTTGGGCATGGCGCCGCTGGTGGAGGTGCATACGCTCGCCGAGCTGGATCGGGTGCTAGCCGTTGGCGGCGTTGGTCTCATCGGCATCAACAACCGCAACCTCAGCGATTTCTCTGTCGAGGTGCAGGTGACCGAGCGGCTGCTGCAAGCGCGCGGCGAGCAGCTGCGCGAGCGCGGCATTGCCGTGGTGAGCGAGTCGGGGCTGCACGCGCCAGCCGATCTGGCGGCGGTGGCGCGCGCCGGGGCCGACGCCGTGCTAGTGGGCGAGTCGCTGCTGACCCAGCCTCACCCCGGGCAAGCGCTGGGCGAGTTGTTTGCAAACCAGGCCTGAGTCATGCCCGAGCCCCAACAGTCCCAAGCGCCGCTCCCCATCCCCGCTCGCGTCCACTACGAGCTCCTGCTGCAGTTGCTCGAGCGCCAGACGCTGCCGGCGACCGAGAGCTCGCCCGAGCTGTGGCAGCAGGTCCAGGCCCTGGTTACCACGCTGCGCAAAGCGCTGGCGCAGCAGAAGGAGCTGGAGGCAAGCTGCGATGCTGCGCGGCTGCCCTACGAGTCGCGGTGGTCGCTCAACAGCCGACCGGGGCAGGAGCGCAAGTCCTAAATGCCGCTGGTCGTGATCGCGCCAGATCCCTGCAAAGCTGGATGCCGCCAATGCCCAGGCGCGCTAGCGCTGTGGGGATGGGATAATATCAGCACTCGCCAGACGGATTCGAGAGGACGGCATGGAAGACAAGCAAACGCTAATGATGCCGGGGCCGACCCCGGTTCCGGAGAGCGTGCTGCTAGCGCAGGCCCGGCACCCCATCGGGCATCGCAGCGGCGAGTTCAGCGAAGTGGTGGCCGAGATCACCGAGCACCTCAACTGGCTGCATCAGACCCAAAACAATGTCATTCACCTGGCTGCCAGCGGCACTGGGGCCATGGAAGCCGGTACGATTAACTTCCTCAGTCCCGGCGATCGCGTCCTGGTGGGCTGCAATGGCAAGTTCAGCGAGCGCTGGGCGGATATGGCCGAAGCTTTTGGCCTCAATGTCGAGCGCATCAGCGCCCCGTGGGGGCAGCCGCTGGACCCGGAGCAGTTCCGCGCCCCGCTGGAGGCCGACACCGACAAAACCATCAAAGCAGTCATCGTGACGCACTCCGAGACCTCCACTGGCGCGCTCACCGACCTGCAGGCCATCAACCGCCACGTTCGCAACCACGGCGAGGCCCTGACGATCGTGGATGCAGTCACCAGCCTGGGGGCAATCGACCTGCCCGTGGATGCCTGGGATCTGGATGTGGTCGTATCGGGATCCCAAAAGGGCTACATGGTGCCGCCCGGATTGGGCTTCGTCGCCGTCAGCGATCGCGCCTGGCGCGCCTACGAGCGGGCCCAACTGCCGCGCTACTACCTGGATTTGGGCATGTACCGCAAAGCCCTGGACAAAAACAGCACCCCGTTTACCCCGCCCATCAATCTCATGGCCGGGCTGCAAGTCGCGCTGCGGATGATGCGCGCCGAGGGCCTAGAGAGCATCTTCGCGCGCCACCAGCGCGCGACCAAAGCAATGCGCGAGGGCGTCCGGGCGCTGGGACTGTCGCTGCTAGCTCCCGATGGCGCCGCCAGCCCAGCCGTGACGGCCGTAGCCCCCCAGAAGGTGGATCCCGAACGGGTGCGCGCCATCATGAAGCAGCAGTTCGACATTGCCTTGGCAGGCGGCCAAAACCAGCTCAAGGGCAAAATTTTCCGCATCGGCCACCTGGGCTTTGTCAGCGAGCGCGATCTGCTGGCAACCCTCTCCTGCCTCGAGGTAACCCTACGCGAGTTGGGCCAAGACGATTTTACGCCCGGCGCCGGCGTTGCAGCGGCTTCCCAGGTGCTGGGGCAAAGCTGACCTGCTGCCTAGCGCCAGTACGGGCGTCCGTAGCTAAAGACCCCTGCCATCAGGCCGGCTGCGGTGAGCGATGACAGCTGCACGAGCACGCTGGGGAACAGCAGCGTTTTGGCCAGCAACCCCAAAATCAGGCACAGCACCAACGCCCACAGGCTGCCCGCATTGAGGGCGATGCGCGGCCAGCGCCAGCGCTCGCCGATGGCTACCCCCAAAGCGCCCACGCCCATGGCGGCTGCAATGGGTAGCAGCGGTCCTAGCGGCCCTTCTAGCGCTAGCCTCACCCCCCGCTCCAGCAGTGCAATCCGCGCCGATGCCGCTAGCAGCAGCGCATCCCCTACGATGGCGACTGAAGTACTCAGGCAGGCCACCTGAAACAGCGGCCGCCAGGGTTGCGCCCGAAACGAGCGGCGGGGATCCATGGAAGCAGACACCTCCCATCCCAAGCCTATGAGTCCATCCGTTCGTGCCGCCAGCGTTGCGCTCTCCGGAAGCCAAATCCACTACTTGGAAGCCGGCCGCGGTCCGGCGGTCTTGCTGCTGCACGGGGCAAGCTTTGATGCCACCACATGGCAATCGCTGGGTACCCTGGCGCTGCTCGCCGAGCGCGGCTACCGCGCCATTGCCATCGACCTGCCTGACTACGGCGAATCCCAGCGCAGCAACGATCCGCCTGAGGTGGTGTTGCCCGAGCTGCTAGCGGCATTAGCGCTGGCAACCCCAGCCATCGTCTCGCCATCCATGAGCGGCCGGTACAGCCTGCCGCTGCTGGTGCGCCACCCTGAGGCGATCGCTGGCTTTGTGGCCGTGGCCCCAGTGGGCATTGAGCGCTACGAGGCGCAGCTACAGGGCTTGGGTGTCCCCACCTTGGCCGTTTGGGGCGGCAATGATCGCACGGTCCCGCCTGCAGAAGCGGACCGCCTCTGCCAGCCGCTGTTGGATGCCGAGAAAGTAGTTTTGGACGGCGCCGGCCACGCCTGCTACATGCAGGCGACGGAAGCGTTTCACCAACACCTGCTGGCCTTTTTGCAACGCTGCTGCGGCGAAGAAGGGAACTGATGGAGGCTTGGCTGGCCGGAACGGCCGCGTGATTAAAATAAAGTAAACGAACGTTAAGCGAACGAGCCCGTGCCCCGCCCTAACCATTGGCTCCACCTCAGCTGCATGCGCCAATGGCGCCCGCTGCTAGCAGCTGGCCTGCTAGCGCTGGCGCTGGTGGCGCTGCCCCCGCCGGCGCGCGCCGTTGACGATCCCTCGCTGCTGCCCGAGCGCCAGACCCCAGTAATCGATCTGGCCAATTTTTTGCCCCAAGTGCAGGAGCAATCGCTGGCTGCCGATCTGGAGCGCTTTGAGGCCGAAACGGGCTGGAAGCTGCGCGTGCTGACCCAATACAGCGAATCGCCCGGGCGGGCGGTCAAACCCTTTTGGGGACTCGACGAGCGCAGCATCCTGCTGGTCGCCGACGCGCGCGGCGGCAATTTGCTGGCGTTTAATGTTGGCGATGCCGCCTACGATCGCATGCCGCGCACGTTTTGGGTGGAGTTGCAAACGCGCTACGGCAACCAGTACTACGTGGGCGAGCACGGCGAAAATGATGCCATTATCTCAGCCCTGGATGCGGTCCGCACCTGCCTGCGCCGCGACGGTGGCTGCGAAGTCGTCCCCGGCCTGCCGCAGGAGCAGTG
This DNA window, taken from Cyanobacteria bacterium QS_8_64_29, encodes the following:
- a CDS encoding rRNA methyltransferase — protein: MLTSRQNPLIKQIRKLHRAKARREQGLLLLEGTNLLAAYCATGQPLAVAGSTPTWQQRHPDLWAQAAQQAQRAVTLAPGLLAAIATTVTPDGAIAAVPRDRAQVSPALPVELGIGLEQLQDPGNLGTAIRTAAAAGCQGLWLSAGSADPESPKVLRASAGEWFRLPMAAGADLGEVARRSQQQGMQVVASCPQAARPHWAIGLRQPTLLLVGNEGAGLSPELAAVADVRARIPLQAGVESLNAAIATALLAFEAVRQRQ
- the lpdA gene encoding dihydrolipoyl dehydrogenase, which translates into the protein MAHRFDYDLAIIGAGVGGHGAALQAVKQGLKTAIIEAKDMGGTCVNRGCVPSKALLAATGRVRELNDRQHLQSLGIQLGSVSFDRQAIADHANQLATQVSGDMTKSLQRLGVDIIRGWGQLAAPQQVRVIAEGGEQSLTARDIMLCPGSSPAVPPGIQLDGKTVFTSDDALKLSWIPDWIAIIGSGYIGLEFADIYSALGSEITMVEALDRLMPGFDRDIAKFAQRSLIAPRDIETRTGTLAQRIQPGSPVAIELADASTRAVTETLEVDAALVATGRVPATKNLGLDAVGATVDERGFIPVDDRMTVLAEGEPVPHLWAVGDATGQLMLAHAASAQGMVAVENICEQPQRVNYRAIPAAAFTHPEISYVGLTEADARELAAAEGFEVGTVRSYFKANTKALAEGETDGLAKAIYRKDTGEILGAHIMGLHASDLIHEVASAIAERQSVRDLAFHVHTHPTLSEVLGEAFQRAELTPAAR
- a CDS encoding indole-3-glycerol phosphate synthase TrpC → MEIRRRPPNPAINVSQQCYQVSLPEGEPQHVLERIVWQKERAVDRWREALPLQALRQQIQQQPDAPRDFLGALRQARLQPAPIAEIKQASPSRGTLRAEFDPVAIARAYREAGAACLSVLTEQDFFQGSLDHLAAARAEAGLPVLCKDFILYPYQLYLARTYGADAALLIAALLRDQDLRYFVRIANSLGMAPLVEVHTLAELDRVLAVGGVGLIGINNRNLSDFSVEVQVTERLLQARGEQLRERGIAVVSESGLHAPADLAAVARAGADAVLVGESLLTQPHPGQALGELFANQA
- a CDS encoding aminotransferase — translated: MEDKQTLMMPGPTPVPESVLLAQARHPIGHRSGEFSEVVAEITEHLNWLHQTQNNVIHLAASGTGAMEAGTINFLSPGDRVLVGCNGKFSERWADMAEAFGLNVERISAPWGQPLDPEQFRAPLEADTDKTIKAVIVTHSETSTGALTDLQAINRHVRNHGEALTIVDAVTSLGAIDLPVDAWDLDVVVSGSQKGYMVPPGLGFVAVSDRAWRAYERAQLPRYYLDLGMYRKALDKNSTPFTPPINLMAGLQVALRMMRAEGLESIFARHQRATKAMREGVRALGLSLLAPDGAASPAVTAVAPQKVDPERVRAIMKQQFDIALAGGQNQLKGKIFRIGHLGFVSERDLLATLSCLEVTLRELGQDDFTPGAGVAAASQVLGQS
- a CDS encoding peptide chain release factor 1 is translated as MDPRRSFRAQPWRPLFQVACLSTSVAIVGDALLLAASARIALLERGVRLALEGPLGPLLPIAAAMGVGALGVAIGERWRWPRIALNAGSLWALVLCLILGLLAKTLLFPSVLVQLSSLTAAGLMAGVFSYGRPYWR
- a CDS encoding alpha/beta hydrolase — translated: MSPSVRAASVALSGSQIHYLEAGRGPAVLLLHGASFDATTWQSLGTLALLAERGYRAIAIDLPDYGESQRSNDPPEVVLPELLAALALATPAIVSPSMSGRYSLPLLVRHPEAIAGFVAVAPVGIERYEAQLQGLGVPTLAVWGGNDRTVPPAEADRLCQPLLDAEKVVLDGAGHACYMQATEAFHQHLLAFLQRCCGEEGN
- a CDS encoding methanol dehydrogenase, which codes for MRQWRPLLAAGLLALALVALPPPARAVDDPSLLPERQTPVIDLANFLPQVQEQSLAADLERFEAETGWKLRVLTQYSESPGRAVKPFWGLDERSILLVADARGGNLLAFNVGDAAYDRMPRTFWVELQTRYGNQYYVGEHGENDAIISALDAVRTCLRRDGGCEVVPGLPQEQWVLTLATSIVGGLVLGFAAVPRREGEVVAWQWPLIVSPLWLILFGAFGIGPVVTRTADWLPLFRNVLGFAGGILVAYLTPVVAQSLGSDEG